Proteins encoded by one window of SAR202 cluster bacterium:
- a CDS encoding DUF1801 domain-containing protein: protein MGPKPANIDEYISTLPAKSRETLEAIRRMITAAVPEAAETISYGMPTFNYRGAYLIYFAAATSHCAIYGASAGTMRFPIGEPPPEALVKRLLAERIKTIEAGPVKGYAKKNHAGGKHD from the coding sequence ATGGGACCCAAACCGGCAAACATCGACGAATACATTTCAACGCTCCCAGCCAAGTCCCGCGAGACCCTCGAAGCCATCCGCCGCATGATCACCGCCGCCGTGCCCGAGGCGGCCGAAACGATCAGCTACGGCATGCCGACCTTCAACTATCGCGGCGCGTATCTCATCTATTTCGCCGCTGCGACGAGCCACTGCGCCATTTACGGCGCCTCCGCGGGCACGATGCGGTTTCCCATAGGCGAGCCTCCCCCGGAAGCGCTGGTGAAGCGCCTTCTGGCAGAGAGGATCAAGACTATTGAGGCCGGGCCGGTGAAGGGCTACGCCAAGAAAAACCACGCTGGAGGTAAGCATGATTAG